A region from the Candidatus Paceibacterota bacterium genome encodes:
- the mraZ gene encoding division/cell wall cluster transcriptional repressor MraZ, whose product MLIGEYTHSADEKNRVSLPMKFRSEVGKKVVISHGLDNCLFLYSVKEWKKIAEKLGGMGIGQSDMRSFNRFMLAGAAEVDVDALGRILIPEFLRQFAGLSGKMVFAGVHNRVEIWNPERWMEYKSAVISKADALAEKLGEVGAI is encoded by the coding sequence ATGCTCATAGGCGAATATACTCATTCTGCAGACGAAAAAAACCGGGTATCGTTGCCTATGAAATTTCGCTCAGAAGTAGGGAAGAAGGTTGTTATTTCTCACGGGCTTGATAACTGCTTGTTCTTATATTCCGTTAAGGAATGGAAGAAGATCGCTGAAAAACTCGGAGGAATGGGAATCGGTCAGTCAGATATGCGAAGTTTTAACCGATTCATGCTCGCCGGTGCAGCAGAAGTCGATGTGGACGCCCTTGGTCGAATCCTCATTCCAGAATTCTTGCGACAGTTCGCAGGATTATCTGGAAAGATGGTGTTTGCCGGAGTTCATAATCGAGTTGAGATCTGGAATCCTGAACGATGGATGGAATATAAGAGTGCTGTCATTTCAAAGGCTGATGCCTTGGCTGAAAAGCTAGGTGAAGTCGGAGCAATATAA